In one window of Peptococcaceae bacterium DNA:
- the dctP gene encoding TRAP transporter substrate-binding protein DctP: MKKRIMGSLFIVLFVFSMVLTGCSVKKEEPAKTGEKEPAAKTYKLTMQISAAAGTPYMTCAQQFAQAVKESSGGRLIIDVQAGGAIVPAHEVTDAVKGGVLDIAAPNPSMDQGRLGAKALLFGASGTPGGPNAIEYLGWFYKGDGMTMANDLYKDFNAEVIGVVTAAPAELFCHSNKPITSLKDFQGLKFRTMGLWGEVMKSLGASVITVAGGEIYQAMERGVVDAFEYCGPGVDWDMGFHEVTKYIGVPGIHSPLSSNLLIVNKNKWDQLPDDLKELLKHEAMAASLRDYLEFSYADVNGLQKYKDYGTKIFVLPDDIQKEIAARAKAIMEKYAQEDAAFKKIYDNQLDFIKKWKNREDSLQPKYSLFN, encoded by the coding sequence GTGAAAAAAAGAATAATGGGTTCCTTGTTCATTGTTTTGTTTGTTTTTTCAATGGTTCTTACGGGGTGTTCAGTTAAAAAAGAAGAACCTGCCAAGACCGGAGAAAAGGAGCCTGCGGCAAAAACTTATAAGTTGACCATGCAGATTTCAGCTGCTGCAGGGACCCCGTACATGACCTGCGCGCAGCAATTTGCTCAAGCGGTAAAAGAATCAAGCGGGGGAAGGCTTATTATCGATGTGCAGGCCGGAGGTGCCATAGTGCCTGCCCATGAAGTAACGGACGCCGTTAAGGGAGGAGTGTTGGATATTGCGGCTCCTAATCCATCCATGGATCAAGGCCGTCTGGGGGCAAAAGCGCTGCTTTTTGGCGCATCAGGCACACCGGGAGGACCAAATGCCATTGAGTACCTTGGCTGGTTTTACAAGGGAGACGGCATGACTATGGCCAATGATCTGTACAAAGACTTTAATGCTGAGGTTATTGGTGTTGTTACTGCTGCTCCGGCCGAGCTGTTTTGCCATTCCAACAAACCGATAACAAGCCTGAAGGATTTCCAGGGATTGAAGTTTCGCACGATGGGACTGTGGGGCGAAGTCATGAAGAGCCTGGGAGCTTCCGTTATTACCGTGGCTGGCGGCGAGATTTATCAGGCCATGGAGCGCGGTGTTGTTGACGCTTTTGAATACTGCGGTCCTGGTGTCGACTGGGATATGGGATTCCATGAAGTTACCAAGTATATTGGCGTACCGGGGATTCATTCTCCTCTGAGCAGCAACCTGCTCATAGTCAATAAAAACAAGTGGGACCAGCTTCCAGATGACCTTAAGGAATTGTTAAAACATGAAGCTATGGCTGCTTCTCTGCGCGATTATCTTGAGTTTTCATATGCGGATGTTAATGGTTTACAAAAATACAAGGATTATGGCACAAAAATATTCGTTCTTCCGGATGACATACAGAAAGAAATTGCCGCCCGGGCTAAAGCCATAATGGAAAAATATGCCCAAGAAGATGCTGCCTTCAAAAAAATATATGACAATCAGCTTGATTTCATCAAGAAGTGGAAAAACCGTGAGGACAGCCTGCAACCCAAATACAGTTTATTTAATTAG